One Hydractinia symbiolongicarpus strain clone_291-10 chromosome 7, HSymV2.1, whole genome shotgun sequence genomic window, ACCATCCCCAGCAGATTCAcaatctgtttaaaaaaaacaagactaaAGGAAGACAAAAAAAAGCAGAGGATATCTGATATTGATGAAATTTTGATAAACTCACTTCAGCACgatcaaaaagaaaacaataaatctGATGTACTTTTCTGTGAAAGCATAATTGAACAAATGAAGTCACTGAAGAAGAAACAGAATAAAGAGGCAAGAATTAAAATCATGCAAGTTCTCCTAGGATACGAGGACGATGATAATTGACGTAGTGACTATTTTCAGCTTCCACCATTTTAGGTGTTTTTTGAAAGCTTGTTCTtgtaaaataatattgttttgtttcatgTTTACAAAGATCATTaacaacatcaaaaaaaaaagattttaaaaatgtttaacgtacatatatataataaaattgttaaaaagacaatgtgtGTTTATAAAGAAAGAACTCTGATAAaacaaccatttttttttaaatttttttttggaaaaacacTTCTCAGTAacataaattataattaaaCACAAGCCTTTTTAGTTTAGTTTTTCTAGAGTTCTTTGCTTTGTGTACACACATTGCCTTTAATCTGtataatgttttttatgttcttgGTATCATATCCCATTGCCAATTAACTTGTCCTTCTGGCAAAACAAAATAATCGCGGAACTGTTCACGAATCTTTTTAGCATTCTTTGAATAATTGTTTGATCCTGCTCTCTGTATAGGCTGCAATGCATCGATTTGACCAATAGCTTGCCTCCAGTCTCCAGGTCTATTTTGTGTATCCGCATACCCAGGTGGACAGTAATTACTTGACTGGAAGCATCTCTCTGCCATCAAATAATTATGCAAAGCTACTACAGCCTTAGTGATATTTACAGCAACGTGAACCCTGGCATTTATAAGGCGTGTGAAAATTCTAAATCTAGAAGCACAAATACCAAATGTATTTTCTATAGTTCTTCTCGCTCGAGATAACCTGTAATTATAAATTCTTTCCTTTCGCCCTAAAGATTCTTTTGGAAATGGCTTCATCAAATTTTCTCTTAAAGGAAATGCTTCATCACCAACCTAAACATAAGGAAGAGAAACATCACTGTTATGCATAATTTCTTGATTTATTATTCCAAGTTTTTATTCAGCAAATGCTTCACCAATAGCACTATTTGACAATACACCACTGTCACTGTTTCTACCAATGTCTCCGATATCTACCAATGTAAATGAATAGTTTGCATCACAAACAGACATTAAAACTATTGAAAAAGTCTTTTTATAATTGAAATACATTGATCCGGTATTTGCTGGTGCCTGTATAACAACATGCTTTCCATCTAGGGCTCCTATACAATTGGGAAAGTTCCAGCCTCTTCCAAAATCATATGCAATCCTTTTCCATTCTTCAACTTTTGGGATAGCAACATAATTCTCAACAAGAGAATTCCAAATCTCAGCAGTGGCTTCTTCAATTATTCTGCAAACAGTTGTTGGACTCATACGAAAATTAGTTGCGATTGTAGTCTGAGCATCACCAGTTGCCAAGTATCTCAAAGTTACACAAAGTCTTTCACTAGGTCCAATTGGCTCTCTTTTGGAAACTTTAATAATTCGTGGGGCAACCTTTGATAACAAAATTTCATATTGATGGGGAGTcattcaaaaatattaaaaagaatattcttGATCGTGTAAGAGCATGTCTTTGACAAAAAGATGGTATTCtcctttttctttcctttctaGAAACAGTTTTCTCACccaaaattttcttcttcttcccgCTAAATTTCGTTTTTTCAAATATAGATAAAGCAAGATAGTTTCTCTGCTTAACATCGccatgtttatttgtttacttttttttcgcGCAAAAAATTGAAGTGCATATTTTGTTGGAAATTGGATAACGTATAACGCTACGCGTATTTTGGTTCGTTACAATACGGTACGCGTATCGATTTTTTCTATTGGTCATCCAGCTTTAGTGATCGTGCAACTGAAACTTGCAATGTTCTTACACAATAGATAAGAAAGAAAACTGTTAATATGTTaactaaatacatttttgttattgtttttctctCTAAAATGAATGACATTATGGCTCTTACGCTCGCTAAAACTAACAAAtacttaatttttatgaattaatAATTTCAGGGTAAAACCTTCATAAAATATAACGCTATATAAGTTATTTGTTTTTCCAACTACTCTAAAAGTTGATACCAATCTTTTGTTTGTACAAAGCATTTATGTCAacatcagaaataaaaacagattaGTTAAACAGAAAATAGAATTTCTTTTTACTATTTAGTCATGCAAAAGCGTTCCTAATACACTATAATTGTATCAATGCTCAAAAAGTTTTGGACCTGTCCGAATATTAAAGATTTCGAATAGCCAAACTGTAATTGGATAAAGTcaagtttttaagtttttaaaaaaccaatGGCAGGTTGTCCCTCGTCCAATTCTTAAAATTTGAGCCCAGTGTTTAGCAGTTAAACAGTGACTGTTCATTTCACATCAAAAAAGGTATGTAAAAAACTGGCCTGTTAAGTATATCTAAAACATTATAAGTGTATTGAAGACATGCGAGATGCATAGTAATACATTCGATTTGTTAATCATTATCAGGAAGTTGAGATATAAGAAATCAAGATAAGATCTAAGAATTCAACTGTACTAGACAATttattaaaagagaaaaaggaAACATAAACTTAAAATAATCATAATCATTATAAAGTTTAGATAATagccatttaaatttaaaatctaaaacatTAATTTGACACCAGCGTGACAGTAACTTCCACTTGAAATATAATCATTTGTTTTCCAACACTTTCTTCATTTAAATGTTCCTTAATAAATGTTTCGACAAATTAGTTGCAAAGTCAGTGTCTTTGTGCATGACTGAGAAAAAGTCAATAGAGTGGGTCGAAGAAAGTCTACCTTTGTATTATCATTACTTACTACCTAATGGTCGTCAAAGGTAGTCATTTTGACAACATGAGATAGTCAATAAAGTGATTCATAGAAAGCtgacattttttgttgttgttttgttttggagGGGGAGGTAGATTTTGAGATTTTGACCTCCTAGATTGGTAAAAAAGCACAGCATAAATCTATCAAATCTTAACCATGGTCGAAAAACATTTTGGAGGGAACATCCCAGTAAAcacaaagacgtcttaaagacgacTTTTCTCGTCTAGAACTCGTCCAGACGTCTTTCGACTAGAAAAGACGACTGAAAGAAGTCTTTATTTGGTCTTCGTAAGACCAGTAAAATTTCGTTCGAAAttaacgtcttaaagacgtctttatttggtctctgtaagaccagtaGAATAGAAGGTTTTATCATAAATGTGTTACAAACTCGTTGGAATAGAATGACTCGAAGACGTCTTTTCCTGTCTTTTTAAAAACCGCTAGAAGTCTGTCGAATAAACTTCTTATGCCTCATATTTcaagaatttgaaaaatataacgGTTCGAAAAGTACACCCGCCAGTCTCAGATTATGTGAAAATTACCGAGTGTAACATTTTCTACGCATGGAGTAATTGGTATACACTtgatttttatgtaaaatatattataaaaaaaattggctaAAATTTGctgaaaattgaaaaagaaataagaaaattgaCAACTTTGGAtttctcttctcttctcttaTGAAAAGGGGTAACAAACCTTCCTAATACAAAAAACTTATTAAGCCCTTGGGACGAAGTTGTGTTATAACTGCCACTTGTTAACTGTCTATCATTCCTTTTCGTTTCAAAGATAATTTCACGACAGTGCAAATAACGTTATTTCTTTGCCCATTCGCAAAGATTAGcttacaaaaaaacttttttgttatttcagaGCTTCTTATACAGAGGTGGCAAaaaaattcgaattaaattTGTCTAAAAAAGGATACAAACCTGTTTTTAGCTGAGACGCTGTTAAAAGTGCAACCAACAAGGGCATATTGCGAAAAACTGTAAAAATGATCCTACAACGAGTTCATTAGCAGTCGGAAAATTGACCCAGAACAACGGACGATGGTTTAAAATTAGTATTGGAGGTAGATTAATTAACTTTCTGTATGATATAGGAACACAATTTACGATTATTACCAAAAGGACATATATGAAAGTTTGGCTAGCAAGCCACCATATATGCCTATAGGTCAAAACGGATCAGGAGTGGACGGACACAATTTTTCATTAGGAGATGACATACTGTAACGCTTCGAATAACCGCCACCTTCTATTAAACGttcccctcgaatagacgccccttcttttcagtcattttttaaataaacgacCCCCCCCCGAATACACGCCccctcgaataaacgcccctccCTCATAAGGGGCGTTTATGCgaggcgatagtaaaagtatacttacttacttacttttttcctaaatcttaggtttaaAGTTGGAAATTTAGCTTTTCGCTAAATTTCGTTCATTCTCTAAAACAcgtgaatatcttttattttatgttgcGAAGATAAATATTATAGGTATAAAGagacgaagtgtaaaaaatttaataaacgcacCCCTTTTTTAAACGCCCCCTCCAATATACGCctcaaaaaatgtgaaaaaatttattcgaagcattacggtatttaaatttaaagtttgaaagGGACAGTGGAGGAGAGTTCGTGTTGGAGTACGAGCCGGTTTTGGTTTCTGCGGCTGTTGAGGGTAATATATTTGACGCCAAGACCGAAAATAGGCATAAGGGTTGTACGATAGATCTAGAAAACACTTCGATTATTTACACGACCAAAAATGGTAAGAAAGTTCGCCTGatgtgttttaaagaaaaatcactCTCCACCGCAGTATTTCTCAAAGTAGACAGAGCAACCGTTATTCAGCATGGTAGTATACAGGCGGTAAAGAGAAAATTGCTAATTCCCAAAGTCTGCGATcacaactaacagaaaatgatttcttttGTTTAGAAAATAGTTCAGAAAATGTAGACATTTTTCGAGTGGGAGACATagcaataaacaaaacaattggaaaaatTTCAATTCCAGTTAAAAATAACTCAGGCGATACTATAAAACTTAAAAAGGGGCAAATGCTTGCAAATGTAAATATTGTAGAAAAAGTTGAACTTTGTGATAATCAGTCATTCAAAACAGACATTCAAATTGACACGTGCAAAAGTTTAATAAACAATAAGAATTACGACTTCGGGGATTTACCTGGAGAAACACATAAAAAGTTAGGGAGCATTTTGAATAGCTATTATAATGAGATAATAAAAGGTACAACAATAAAAGAAAGTCAAATTCAATATGAACACAAGATTAATTTAATTAACGAAAAAACTGTGGTTTGTAAACCCAGGGCTTTAGCACACGCATATGAGAAAGAAGTCAACGCTTAAGTGGATGAATAATTAAAAGAAGGGATTGTGGAAATCAGCGACAGCCCGTATTCAAGTCCGATAGTTCCAGTCATTAAGAAAGAAGGCACTCTTCGTATATGTTGCGACTTTAGACAGCTTAACGCGAAATCGTTTCCAATCCTACGCACCGAAAATTTATTGGAAGATTTTAAAGATGCAAAGGTATTTAAGCTGGATTTCCATCAGTGCGAATTCTCTTATCGCTCTGGCTTTTTTGACCCATTGATCTTTTTTCGCACTAGTGGAAATTGCAGAGCGACACTTTTTTGCTCTTATCGCCCAATTTCAGTGCGATAGTCAGAGCGACAACTatcaaaaagttttgatatttatCGCTCTGAGTTTTCGCCCAAAAGTGCAACTTCAAAGAAATACCGAAtgtccatttaaaaaaattgaatagattCTATTGAAATTTAACTTCAGCACATGCTTACACGTGTTAAGTACAACAAATAGTTTCATATGTGTTGTCAACCGAGCAGtgttgtaaaaaaagtttttataaaatggGAAAAACAAATAGGTTCGACTTAAGGGAAGATGAATATTTAGCAGAGGCTGTTCGAAATTTTTCATGTCTGTACGACAAAAGTTGCAAAGAGTATCGAGAAAAAGATCGAGTGGCAAATGCTTAGAAGAATGTTGAGGAGGAGTTAGGATGTGAGGAGGGTAAAGTTTATCCTTGTTTGTCAGTTCAATGCGCTACATTTTTGCGCTGTTAAAACTTGAGCGTATTCAGCTTGTTCTATTacttatttggaaaaaaaatgtttttaaattcaacTGTTTTAAGGTAAAGCTATTCGAAGATGGGACTTGAAAAAAAGATAcagcaagaaaaagaataacctaaaaaagaaaTCAGCATCGGGATCAGGTTTGGCTGACGTTGAATCATGTGTCAAAGATTTGAAAGAATGCTCTTTTTTATCTTGGCTTGATAAGCATTATCAAATGAGAGACACAAAATCAAATATAGCGGCTCCGGAGGATGAGGAAGATATTGATTCTTATTCGGAGGCAGCGGTTGAAGATTATTTAAATAACGAGAATGACCCTGCTACAAAATCACCAAGTTTGGCCAAGATGACAACTATTGATCCACCATCTGTTACATCAACAAAGAGGAGCGGGCGTAAGAGTACGAAAGAAGAAACAGAAACGTTTGCTTTGAAGAGCATCGGCGAGGCTTTTGCATCGAAAGCAACTCAACGTGGTAGTGCTAAAATGGACGCAGATGGCCTGTTTGGTAAATGGTTGCTGAAGAATTAAGACAAGTATCTGGGCGAAGCAAGATTATGCTAAAGCACAAAGTTCAAACCGCAATCTATGAATGTCAAATGGAGGCTTGGAATGGGTCGCAGCCTAAACGACAGCTACACATGATGTCCCCACCCTCAACTCCTAGTTTTGGTAATTCTCTCCATTTCAACGCCTATGGAAGCCCCGTATACCAGCAACAGCAGCCATTGCATGAAGATAAAACCGATCATAAAGGGTATTACACAAATTTGTTGAATGAAAAACAAtagttttttttgcataaaacaaAACTGTAAATACAACATTGTAAAAggtcttttcaaaatatttatgtaCGCCTTACATGTCGGTACTGCCATTCAACAGCACCCTCTTCACTATTCACAAAATCCTTGATTGCTTCCCGCATTTCTGTAGCACTTCTTTCTGGCCGGGAGCCCCGTACATTACATAAGTCATAAAGACATCCTTCGTTCTGCCCCACCTGTCTTCTCCATTCCCCAGGCGTAATCTCCCCATTCGTGTCTGTGCTATCGACAAAACCATTTGGACAATACATTGCGGCTTCAGTTTGGCGTAAGTAATTGTGTAAAGCAATTGCTCCGAACGtgaaattttcaacattttttaccGATGCTTTTATTGGGCGGCTAAATATTCTCCATCTAGCCCGCAATAAGCCGAACGCGTTTTCAATAACACGCCTGGCACGAGAGAGGCGATAGTTATATACTCTCTCAGGCTCGTTCAGCTTGCCAGGATATGGGCGcatcatatttttctttaaggGGAAAGCTTTATCTCCAACTAGAAAGTAAGGTAATGGGTCAAATTTACATCCAGCTAGTGACGTAGGTGGTGGGATTTGAAGGGATTGATTTTCCAGTTGCATTCCAATTTGACTCTTTGATAAGACACCACAGTCGTTGTTACTTCCATAGTGTCCTACATCTACGAGAATGAAGTTGTACTTAGCATCACAGACTGCTAACAGTATGATGCTGTAGAACCCCTTGTAATTGTAATAGAGCGATCCTGAATTGGGAGGGTTTTCCATGGCAATATGTTTCCCATCGATTGCCCCTATACAATGTGTAAAATTCCACGTGTCTTCGAATTCATTCCGATTCTTAACCACTCTTCTTTGGACATAGGGGGTCTTACATATTCGCTTAGGTTCTCCCAAATTGCTGCAGCTGTTTCAGACAGAATTCGTGAAATAGCACTCGCGCTAATGCGAAAGTTGAATGATAGAGATTGTTGAGAATCTCCTGAGGCAAGATAATGTAAAGTAAGAGCTAAGCGTTCAGCTGCAGGAATTGAATTTCGAAAATTTGTGTCTCTTTTTTGGATTGATGGACCTACCAGAGACAATAAATGTTCGAATCTATCAGGAGACATTCGAAGAAATCTATGaagtaaaatattaaataaagtttcaaagaaagaaataatagAAATGCTCTCCATAACTATCAAAAGGAAGCAAATATGGAACTAAAATTTACTAGATACCTAAAGTAAAATTCTCTATCGTGCAATTTCATTTCTTGAAGCAGTTGATTATACACTCCTTTCATTTCTCTTTTTCTATAAATTTGACGAACCCAAGAAAATGGCGATTTTCTTCGTCTCTTTTTCCTTATACTTCTAATATTAAGGCAGCTAcagcttcttcttcttctgaaCTGTCTGCCATCTTGAAATGTGTGTGttcacataaaaaaatttcgcacaaaaaataatttgtattggCATGCTATCGCACTGAAACTCATTTGCAGCGTAGAACTCCTGTCgcactaaaattttgtgtaattttagaGCGATAGAAAGATTCGCAATGGTGGAAATCCGCCTATACAGTACTTGACTTGAAAAGTGCTTACTGGCGCATTCTGATTAAAGAATCAGACAAAAGGAAACCTTCTTTCGTTATACCTAAAGGAAAGTTCCAGTGGACGGTATTACCATTCGGACTTTGTGACGGGGCATTTTCATTATCATACGTGATGTATCAATTATTAGacgaatttaattttgcgaagaGTTTTTATGACGATTGTGTAATATTCGGAAAGAAAATAGAACATTTAGATCAAATTCAATAAGCCTTGAATAAATTTGCCGAACAAGGCAAATATCAGCAGTACTGGTATAGCACGTGACAGATCTAAGACATTACAGATCGTTGAGTTCAAGATACCAGAGAGTGTCGCggaattaaaaacatttcttgGCATGGCAGCATACtacaaatacaaatttttaacaaagttttcggAAATTACGGCGGAGTTATATCGATTGCTCAAAAGAAATGTAGACTTTGACCGGAGTGAGGCTTGTTAACGAAATTTTAACTTGATCAAGAAGGTTTGAGGAATCCAGCTTTGTTGGTACATCCAGATTATAGTAAGCCCTTTGTGTTGGTCACAGACGCTAGTAAGTTTGCTATAGGACATGTTTTAATGCAAGAGTTCGAGGGTGTTTTGAGGCCGGTTTTGTACGGAGGTAGGGATTTGACGGAGGCAGAAAGTCGATATTGTGTGACGGATAAAGACTTGTTAGGTGTTTATAACGCTGTGAGGAAATGCGAGTTCTATTTGATTTGAAACAAGTTTGTCGTATACACAGACCATAAACCGCTACTTtatttaaaatcatttaaaacaCTTGTAGATGTTGTAACCCAAGTGAAATATTAAACCAAGTTGTCCAAAAATACAACTCGGTTTAAACGAACTGTAATTATTGGTCCACATTATATGCTGCATTAATTAAGCTAAGCTAAAGGCACATGTTAGGCCTTCTTTGCTAATGAATTAAATCATATCTCTTTAGAACTGTTCAGAAAACACTGTTCAATTAGCAGAAGTGAAACGCGTAGTTGCTAAGGAGGATATATTTGACATCCTGCACAGGGTACATTACTTGCAGATGAATCATTTAGGACACCTTAAGACATTTAACAAGGTATGGTGTAATGTCACCAGGGGAAGAAATGTGGAAACTCGGTTTcaagtgaagaaaaaaataatgcatCAGTATTGCAGAAAAAACCTTTATCTAATCCTCCTACATTTGGTGGATCATCTGTTCGCGACAACGAACGAGTTTATATTTCAAATACTTGTCCAGATGACAATTGGCTTGCTCTTATAAGCACTATAAGTAGAAGCAAAAAGATCTTGTTTACCAATTTGTTGAAATACACTTCTCTGCGAAGTAAAGAATTGGCCGAAGTGTTAGAGTTAGCAGCACTTGATGATTTCATGCAAGCAAAAATAAACCTGGCAGAGATGTGTGGAATTGAGGAATCGAATGCTACGTTAGACTTTTTTGGCGAAGAAACCACCCGACTCACACGATTTCTGAAGTTTCTTTTAGATTATGACATCCAGTCCAACTGCAGTAGTGAGTTTTGTCAGTCAAAGAATCTTAGTCAAGCAGCCTCTATTATTCCACAAATGAACACTGGTGACGGTGCGAGTGCATCCTTATTCACAGCTGCCGTCATTGAATGGTTGGTTGGATCATTTGAGGCGCCATGTATGCGACCACTGGAAAAACCATTACCCAAAAGGAGATTCATCCATTGGGATAAAAATAGCTTGACGTAAGTGAAGTGAATTATACAATTGCTTGAAGAAGGGTACAATTACGCCAAATTGGAAGAGTTTGTTGGAAGAATTTCAGCCACAACACACTCTTTTTGTACTTGAAATGTAAAATCCTTGTACATATATTTTAGCTTGAAAAATACATCTTTTTACctttaaatgtctcatcaaacaCTTAACCCTATTATGAACCCAATTTAGTCTGTTTCCTTATTATTCAGACTTTAATAGATCGGGAACTTTACTAAGTACAATGGAGCGAGTTAAATTGATGCATGGGGTCAacttagtttaaaaaaataaataataactcGAAATAGTTAACTTGGTTTACTATAATACGCGCAGGACTACTTGGTTTGAACCAACTTGACTTTTGGTCAACTTGGTTTAACATTCAACTCGGTTTACAACATAGACAAACGTTTCAGATGGATAAACTACCTTGAAACAGTTAATACGAACATGCGTTACATTTCTGGAAAACAGAACGTTGTTAGTGATTTTATTTCTAGGAATATCATCAAGGAAGTagaaaaattaaatgttttagtAAACTTTGCTGAAATGAATTTATTGATTTCCGTCGCCGCTATCTATGAGAAAggtgtgctagctagctatcttaatttttagtgTTGATCTCCTTTTGATTAGTGCTGACATACTCCTTTTAATAGCCATGAAATTACTTACTTGGTAGCTAGCTATGGAGCTAGCTACACAGAATAATGGTTTGATTAGAgtgcctttttttcttaaagagcaagcaacaaaaaacctttatccTGCCTTGCGTAGTTCCTCCATGACTGGGCACGCAACTCTGTTCTTATGGGAAAAAGGGGACTAAGAATAACTTCTAAATGACACATGGGGGCctacttctatcagataaaaagatGTATATATTCGCAccggattttttttatattttttgcagaaaagttgtcgaaacATAAAAggtttattgttgcttgcactgagcagtcggtgaactgataattaacctgtaacaatatatagttacccgatgcaggataattagatGCTACGACTGGTATAATTAGCCGTTAAAAGCTTCTTTGTATTGTTTACAGCTACCTGcgtcttttccatgttttttcttgaaatcagaatcgttttgttgtttaataatatatatGAAACATGTACTGCCAGCTACAGTAAAATTataacttttttgcaaaatcgtttcttgttctttttcttggttttaattgaagcgcaactttatgttgatctatataaataaagattgctatggggagatcgataacgaagaaaagtgaaaatttaagtaaaaagataTATCGTATAACTAGCTGTATAagcggctaattatactgtacgcacctgtatattttatatggctaaCCTTACTAATCCTGTTTATTTTTTCCAGGAAAGGCCATGGTTTAGATAGGGagttctagagtatttaatgctcattttgagctttTCAGACCCAATTAGTGTcccgctctaccagacaactctctGTAGCATCCAAAAGCCCGCATAGTGtgtcatctccccaatttctttcacatggcttgggttaaccggGGCCTATGGTAGCATTCACTCACCAATATTGAATTGccgccaaggggaatcgaaccctgttctcctgcacaaagtgcaagagttataaccaccaagCTATGGCACCATTCAAAACGGCTAACTATTTACTCacccaaagtatcacaaaatatttttctaagatttcttagaaatgacttgatttttaaaaatctcacgaCAAGGACCATCGATTCAAATCCGCAAGTTTATTGTGTGTGTACCCTtcaacttgttgaattcaatttgtcaaacaaaataatgacaatcagtttcctcaaaaatgaaaacttgcaACTAATCCGACTCCcgaaagaaattcaaatttgagaattcgaattaaaaaagaataataaacaatcagttgaataaataaatcgatttcaacaaaataaatccttT contains:
- the LOC130648435 gene encoding uncharacterized protein LOC130648435 — encoded protein: MTPHQYEILLSKVAPRIIKVSKREPIGPSERLCVTLRYLATGDAQTTIATNFRMSPTTVCRIIEEATAEIWNSLVENYVAIPKVEEWKRIAYDFGRGWNFPNCIGALDGKHVVIQAPANTGSMYFNYKKTFSIVLMSVCDANYSFTLVDIGDIGRNSDSGVGDEAFPLRENLMKPFPKESLGRKERIYNYRLSRARRTIENTFGICASRFRIFTRLINARVHVAVNITKAVVALHNYLMAERCFQSSNYCPPGYADTQNRPGDWRQAIGQIDALQPIQRAGSNNYSKNAKKIREQFRDYFVLPEGQVNWQWDMIPRT